In the genome of Oncorhynchus gorbuscha isolate QuinsamMale2020 ecotype Even-year linkage group LG05, OgorEven_v1.0, whole genome shotgun sequence, the window ACTTACACAATCCACCGCCTGAGTGGGGTCAAATCCCACCACACCTCTACACAATATTTTtgatccatctctctcactcttaaTTTCTTGCCTATCCCTGTCAATAAACACCTGtatactttattttttaaatacgcTCTGTGGATGTGCTTTTGTCCAAATGTAAGCACATGTTTTGTTCATACTACTACCATAGTACCACGAAGCTGTGatggaaatcaaatcaaaaacaaaaaacatatgTTTGTGAAGAGGAGCTTTCGGTTTTATTCAAAGCTGCTCAGTAATAAAATAAACAAAGAAACATTTAAAGACAGGAAATGAAATGAAGGAAATTAAGAACTACAGATTTGAAGGGTAAGGACGGCTGACATGGATGGATGTAAAGTTTATTTTACAGAAAGCAAAATGAGTCAGGGTTCTGTACAAAAGGTGGTCTATAGgatggcagcagcagcagaggcCCAGTGTGCGGTGGTGCTGTGGTAGAGAAGAGACGTGGAGACATAGGGGACAGGATGTTGGGCGATACTGCCACATAGTTGTAGTAGAGAGAGGCCTCTCAACCACCGTCTGTGATGGTTGTGAAATGATGTAAACAATTTAACTGGAAAAGAATGGGAGGAAAAACAGAACGTGTTGGGGGGACAAATCGTAGAAAGGCACGTGACTGATATGACATGCAGGGTGGAAACCACAGCGGTACACTATTCTGGAAGTTCAATTTAGATGTTTCTAAAAGCATGTAAAAACTTTAATTGTACAATGCATGTTAGATTCTATATCGTTTTCTCAGCCTAACAAAAAAGCCACTAGTTAACTACAAAAGGCAAAAGCTATTTGCTGTTGCATGGCAGAAGCGTAAAGTGAGTCAGATTAGTAGGCACTGAAACTAAAATGTGAGTGGAAAAATCCAAAGAGATGAAACATAGAAAACAATATACCACTAGAGGGAGTTATACGGTAGAAAAACAATTGTGAGTGGGTGAGACCTACGCACAACGCACAAGCAGACACAAGCAGGTGATAGATTACATGGAGGTCATGTCGTTGAGGGCGTGGTCCAGCTCCTCGCTGATGGCCTTGTACTTTAGCTTCTGTGCATACAACTCATCTATTATgggtggagtggaggaggaggagaggtggaggagatgacGTCGATGGGGTGATAATGAAGGAGGTTGGGGACAACAACAGAGATGACAGAGCAAAGAAAGGAGGGGAAAAGGTAGGAAAAAACTATGGATTGTCAGAGAACAAATCAATAAAATAGAATGTCAAACCAAAAAAGAATAAGGGAACAATAGGATGTGCACAGGCCACTAATGCCCTGTTAGATGGTTTAGACCAATCAGGAAATGACTAACTGAAACCTTGATGAAGGCAGCTTGTTGTTGAAATGTTTGTATCTAATTAATACATATTACAtcagagtggtatagtgtgtcgcTGCTTTCTTTTCCAGAAGGAAATGACAACATGGTCTCCAACCAAATTATATAGAGCTCCATTGTGAATGCTTTGTAATTCCACAGCATCACAGTCACACCAATAAGATAATAATGAGACATTTCTTTCCCTGGCCTGCACTAGCATAACAAATACTGACTGTGGGTCTGCATAATGTCACCTGTGGCACTGACCTAGTCTGCCTAGCACAGAACTGACTGTGTAGAATGATACATTATCTGATGACACCACAGAGGGGGTGATGAAAGTTTAGACTTGACCAGATTTGCACATGActctttttaaaattcttcaagctctgtcaagttggttattgatcattgctagacagccattttcaaatcttgccatagattttcaaaccaaactgtaactaggccattcaggaacattcaatggcATCTTGATGAGCAACTCCAGTggatatttggccttgtgtttcaggttattgtcctgcttaaaggtgaatttgtctcccaggttttcctctaggattttgccttcgCTTTGctctattttgtttatttttatcctaaaaatctCCCGAGTCCTtgcagatgacaagcatacccataccatgatgcagccaccatgtgttggatttgccccaaacataacactttgtattcatgaAATagagttaatttctttgccatacTTTTTtattgaaaacaggatgcattttttaaatattttaattctgtacaggcttccttttcactctgtcctttaggttagtattgtgaagtaactacaatgttattgattcatcgtcagttttctcccatcataGCCATTAAACCCTcactgttttaatgtcaccactggcctcatggtgaaatccctgagcggtttcccttctttccggcaactgagttaggaatctttgtagtgactgggtatattgatgcaccatccaaagtgtattgttaataacttcaccatgctcaaagtgttattcaatgcatgtgttttttttacccatctaccaataggagcccttctttgcaagaaattggaaaacctccctggtctttgtggttgaatctgtgtttgatatTCACTGATCGACTGAGGGAACTTACAGATAATtttatgtgtggagtacagagatgaatgaggtagtcattcagaaatcattttaaacactattattgcacacagagtgtgcccatgcaacttattatgtggctTGCTAAGCAAACTTTTACTCTTCAACCTGTTTATGCTTGtcataacaaagaggttgaatacttattgactcaagacatttcaacgTTTCATTTTATAAatgaatttgtaaacatttctaaaaacataattcctctgatattatgggatattgtgtgtaagccagtgacaaaatgtaatccattttaaattcaggctgtaacacaatacaacgggttgtgaatactttctgaaggaactgtatacagtggggaggacaagtatttgataacctgcaaaatcggcagtgtttcctacttacaaagcatgtagaggtcagtaatgttttatcataggtacacttcaacttgagagacggaatctaaaacaaaaatccagaaaatcacattgtatgatttttaagtaattaatttgcattttattgtatgacataagtatttgatcacctaccaaccagtaagaattccagctctcacagacctgttcgtttttctttaagaagcccaccTGATctcagacctctacatgctttgtaagtaggaaagcctgcaaaatcggcagtgtatcaaacacttgttctccccactgtatgtcctGTTTTACTATACAACTTACCTCAGATTCTCACATAGAAAATGCTTCACAATATATGAAATGAAAGAAAAAAAGGTCCATACCCTCCAGATCATCAATGGTCTTCTCAAGCTTGGCCACGGACCTCTCAGCGAACTCAGCACGGGTCTCAGCCTGTGGCACAAGAGGAAGACAAGATGTGATGAGTGTCTCCCATCCTCACCACGCCAAAACATGTTCCAACATAGATATATAATACAATGTCTAGTGTTCTCCACCCTTTCTATGGTCCCACTTTACAGAAGATCTAGTGGCTAACATGCTAACGCTAATGTCCCACTTTAGCTAATGGTAAAGTGAATGGAAACAGGGGCTAATTTGCTAATGCTAAAAGGAACTCACCTCCTTTAGCTTGTCTGTGAGAACCTTGATCTCCTCCTCGTACTTGTCCTCCTTCTGTGAGTACTGTAGTGACATAGTGGAGCGCAGGTCAGAGAGTCATCATCACAGCACTACCGACATGAACTGGTTCAAGGGATAACAGGCATAAATGAGTGGGCCTACTCAATAGAGTTACCTCCCTTTATCTCTATGGCTATACTAGCAGGCAATGGGGATATAAGTGACTGCAACGACCTGAGAAGAGATGCATTCGTCTAAACAGACACCTACCTTCTCTGCCTGAGCCTCAAGAGACTTCAGGTTGTTTGTGACAGTCTTCAACTCTTCCTCAAGCTCAGCACATTTGCTGGTGTTTTATGTATGTTtgaaggagcagaggaggagaaagaacgAATGCAATCGGAGGACCGACGGGGGAAAGAAACAAGAGTTATAACAGGGCAATAAGCACACAATAAGAGTAACAGCAGGTTGTCTCCAAAGCAGTAAATTGTGCTGTATTTTGTGGTTGGTTCCAAAGTTTTTACCCTTCAGAGAGCTCAGCGCGCTCCTCTGTACGTTCCAGATCACTCTCAATGATGACCAGCTTACGGGCGACCTGTTTTCACCCATAATAGGACAACACATCACCATACCACATTGGTGAACCAAGCAATCAATATGTTTAGTTTCATGTACAGGTCTatatgctgtctgttcacacacacacacacacacacacacacacacacacacacacacacacacacacacacacacacacacacacacacacacacacacacacacacacacacacacacacacacacacacacacacacacacacacacacacacacacacacacacacacacacacacacacacacacacacctcagaagtacagtgccttcggaaagtattcagaccactatgtatgcacacatgactgtaagtcgctttggataaaagcgtctgctaaatggcatatattattattattattattacttcaaTTTTTCAAGGACATTCTgagacttttcccgaagccacttctgcgttgtcttggctgtgtgtttagggtcattgtcctgttggaaggtgaaccttcgccccagtctttgttcctgagcactctggagcaggttttcatccagtatctctctgtactttgctctgttcatctttccctcgatcctgactagtctcccagtccctgctgctgaaaaacatccccacaacatgatgctgccaccaccatgcttcaccgtagggatggtgccaggtgtcctccagatgtgacacttggcattcaggccaaagagttcaatcttggattcatcagaccagtgaatcttgtttctcatggtctgagtctttaggtgccttttggcaaccccaagtgggctgtcatgtgccttttactgaggagtggcttccgtctgggcactctaccataaaggcctgattggtggagtgctggagagatggttatccttctggaaggttctcccattttcACAGAGGACCTCTAGAGCTCTGTCggagtgatcatcgggttcttggttacctccctgaccaaggcccttctccccagattgctcagttttgccgggtggccagctctaggaagagtcttggtggttccaaacttcctccatttaagaatgatggaggacacggtgttcttggggaccgtcaataatgcagacattttttttggTATCATTcaacagatctgtgcctcgacacaatcctgtctcggagctatagagacaattccttcgacctcatggcttggttttttcactgacatgcactgtcaactgtgggaccttatatagacaggtgtgtgcctttcctaatcatgtccaatcaattgaatttaccacaggtgactccaatcaagttatagaaacatctcaaggatgatcaatggaaacaggatgcacatgagttcaatttcgagtctcatagcaaagggtttgaatacttatgtacataaggtatttctgttttttatcttTAATAAattggaaaaaaatatataaaaacctgttttctttgtcattgtgaggtattgtgtgtagattgatgaggatttatttttatttaatccattttagaataaggctgtaacttaacaaaatgaggaaaaagtaaaggggtctgaatgctttccgaaggtACTGTATATCATAAAGTATCAGCCTAAGGAATGCTGGGGAACTCACCTCCTCGTATTTCCTGTCAGCCTCCTCAGCAATGTGCTTGGCCTCCTTCAGCTGGATCTCCTGCAGCTCCATCTTCTCCTCATCCTTCGATGCTCTGTTTTCAATCACCTTCATGCCTCTGGAGGACGGAATAAACGGGGGGAACATATGTCAGGGATAGGAGGACATTGCATGTTGTCTTGTTTTTAAAGAAATAAAATGTTGATCAACTAAAAGGAACAGGAGGACATTAATCTGCAGCCCAACAGTCCACACACTGTGGGGGCCATAACTACATTTGGCACTTGTCTATTGTAACACAATAAATCTGGTACAGTGTGCTTATGCATATTTTACATGAACTCTTCTCAATAAATGTGCTAGTTAAAGAGATTGAACTTGATCTTAAGCACTTACAAATTTGTCAAATATTGTACTTATTGGAATtcataacatactgtatcatatgaATTGCAgaatattgtaaaaaaaaatgcagGATTTAACATATCATAAGAAATGGATGTCGTTGTACACAATTGTGCACAATTTTGGGGATCCATTTTGGCATGGCTTGGCTTCTTctaaaactactggctgaaatgatACAATCCCTTTATAATGCATCCTCTACTGAACACTTTTAACAGTGAAATGATAATATTATTACTGTGGTCATGTGGATTGATGTCATCTATATGGGTCTGATGATGACTGTGTTTGAGACAGACTGGTCTGATGATGACTGTGTCTGATGATGGCTGTgtttgagacagacagactgtgttTGAGACAGACTGACGGGTCTGATGATGACTGTGTTTGAGAGACTGACGGGTCTGATGATGGCTGTGTTTGAGACAGACTGACGGGTCTGATGATGGCTGTGTTTGAGACAGGCTGACGGGTCTGATGATGTCTGTGTTTGAGACAGACTGACGGGTCTGATGATGACTGTGTTTGAGACAGACTGACGGGTCTGATGATGGCTGTGTTTGAGACAGACTGACGGGTCTGATGATGGTTGTGTTTGAGACAGACTGACGGGTCTGATGATGACTATGTTTGAGACAGACTGATGGGGTCTGATGATGGCTGTGTTTGAGACAGACTGACGGTCTGGTCTGATGATGGCTGTGTTTGAGACAGGCTGACGGGTCTGATGATGGCTGTGTTTGAGACAGGCTGACGGGTCTGATGATGGCTGTGTTTGAGACAGACTGACGGGTCTGATGATGGCTGTGTTTGAGACAGACTGACACGGGTCTGATGATGGCTGTGTTTGAGACAGACTGACGGGTCTGATGATGGCTGTGTTTGAGACAGACTGACGGGTCTGATGCTGGCTGTGTTTGAGACAGACTGACGGGTCTGATGATGGCTGTGTTTGAGACAGACTGACGGGTCTTATGATGGCTGTGTTTGAGACAGACTGACGGGTCTGATGATGGCTGTGTTTGAGACAGACTGACGGGTCTGATGATGGCTGTGTTTGAGACAGACTGACGGGTCTGATGATGGCTGTGTTTGAGACAGACTGACGACGGGTCTGATGATGGCTGTGTTTGAGACAGACTGACGGGTCTGATGATGGCTGTGTTTGAGACAGACTGACGGGTCTGATGATGGCTGTGTTTGAGACAGACTGACGGGTCTGATGGGTCTGATGATGGCTGTGTTTGAGACAGACTGACGGGTCTGATGATGGCTGTGTTTGAGACAGACTGACGTCTGATGATGGCTGTGTTTGAGACAGACTGACGGGTCTGATGATGGCTGTGTTTGAGACAGACTGACGGGTCTGATGATGGCTGTGTTTGAGACAGACTGACGGGTCT includes:
- the LOC124035538 gene encoding tropomyosin alpha-4 chain-like isoform X5, which translates into the protein MAGLTSLEAVKRKIKALQKQADGAEESAERRQKDLGLERDARESAEADVASLNRRIQLVEEELDRAQERLATALTKLEEAEKAADESERGMKVIENRASKDEEKMELQEIQLKEAKHIAEEADRKYEEVARKLVIIESDLERTEERAELSEGKCAELEEELKTVTNNLKSLEAQAEKYSQKEDKYEEEIKVLTDKLKEAETRAEFAERSVAKLEKTIDDLEVKLFTSFHNHHRRWLRGLSLLQLCGSIAQHPVPYVSTSLLYHSTTAHWASAAAAIL
- the LOC124035538 gene encoding tropomyosin alpha-1 chain-like isoform X1; protein product: MDAIKKKMQMLKLDKENALDRAEGAEGDKKEAEDKSKQLEDDLVTLQKKLKGTEDELDKYSESLKDAQEKLELAEKKATDAEADVASLNRRIQLVEEELDRAQERLATALTKLEEAEKAADESERGMKVIENRASKDEEKMELQEIQLKEAKHIAEEADRKYEEVARKLVIIESDLERTEERAELSEGKCAELEEELKTVTNNLKSLEAQAEKYSQKEDKYEEEIKVLTDKLKEAETRAEFAERSVAKLEKTIDDLEVKLFTSFHNHHRRWLRGLSLLQLCGSIAQHPVPYVSTSLLYHSTTAHWASAAAAIL
- the LOC124035538 gene encoding tropomyosin alpha-1 chain-like isoform X3, producing the protein MDAIKKKMQMLKLDKENALDRAEGAEGDKKEAEDKSKQLEDDLVTLQKKLKGTEDELDKYSESLKDAQEKLELAEKKATDAEADVASLNRRIQLVEEELDRAQERLATALTKLEEAEKAADESERGMKVIENRASKDEEKMELQEIQLKEAKHIAEEADRKYEEVARKLVIIESDLERTEERAELSEGKCAELEEELKTVTNNLKSLEAQAEKYSQKEDKYEEEIKVLTDKLKEAETRAEFAERSVAKLEKTIDDLEDELYAQKLKYKAISEELDHALNDMTSI
- the LOC124035538 gene encoding tropomyosin alpha-1 chain-like isoform X2 gives rise to the protein MDAIKKKMQMLKLDKENALDRAEGAEGDKKEAEDKSKQLEDDLVTLQKKLKGTEDELDKYSESLKDAQEKLELAEKKATDAEADVASLNRRIQLVEEELDRAQERLATALTKLEEAEKAADESERGMKVIENRASKDEEKMELQEIQLKEAKHIAEEADRKYEEVARKLVIIESDLERTEERAELSEGKCAELEEELKTVTNNLKSLEAQAEKYSQKEDKYEEEIKVLTDKLKEAETRAEFAERSVAKLEKTIDDLEDELYAQKLKYKAISEELDHALNDMTSM
- the LOC124035538 gene encoding tropomyosin alpha-1 chain-like isoform X6, producing the protein MAGLTSLEAVKRKIKALQKQADGAEESAERRQKDLGLERDARESAEADVASLNRRIQLVEEELDRAQERLATALTKLEEAEKAADESERGMKVIENRASKDEEKMELQEIQLKEAKHIAEEADRKYEEVARKLVIIESDLERTEERAELSEGKCAELEEELKTVTNNLKSLEAQAEKYSQKEDKYEEEIKVLTDKLKEAETRAEFAERSVAKLEKTIDDLEDELYAQKLKYKAISEELDHALNDMTSM
- the LOC124035538 gene encoding tropomyosin alpha-4 chain-like isoform X7; the protein is MAGLTSLEAVKRKIKALQKQADGAEESAERRQKDLGLERDARESAEADVASLNRRIQLVEEELDRAQERLATALTKLEEAEKAADESERGMKVIENRASKDEEKMELQEIQLKEAKHIAEEADRKYEEVARKLVIIESDLERTEERAELSEGKCAELEEELKTVTNNLKSLEAQAEKYSQKEDKYEEEIKVLTDKLKEAETRAEFAERSVAKLEKTIDDLEDPLYRQLEKNHLLSNELRVVLNQD